Proteins encoded together in one Dasypus novemcinctus isolate mDasNov1 chromosome 9, mDasNov1.1.hap2, whole genome shotgun sequence window:
- the TSSK3 gene encoding testis-specific serine/threonine-protein kinase 3, whose translation MEDFLLSNGYQLGKTIGEGTYSKVKEAFSKKHHRKVAIKIIDKMGGPEEFIQRFLPRELQIVRTLDHKNIIRVYEMLESADGKIYLVMELAEGGDVFDCVLNGGPLPESRAKALFRQMVEAIRYCHGCGVAHRDLKCENALLQGFNLKLTDFGFAKVLPKSRRELSQTFCGSTAYAAPEVLQGIPHDSKKGDVWSMGVVLYVMLCASLPFDDTDIPKMLWQQQKGVSFPTHLGISAECQDLLKRLLEPDMILRPSIEEVSWHPWLANT comes from the exons ATGGAGGACTTTCTGCTCTCCAATGGGTACCAGCTGGGCAAGACCATTGGGGAAGGGACCTACTCAAAAGTCAAAGAAGCATTTTCCAAAAAACACCACAGGAAAGTGGCAATTAAAATTATAGACAAGATGGGAGGGCCAGAAG AGTTTATCCAGAGATTCCTGCCTCGGGAGCTCCAGATCGTCCGTACCCTGGACCACAAGAACATCATCCGGGTGTATGAGATGCTGGAGTCTGCCGATGGGAAAATCTACCTGGTGATGGAGCTGGCTGAGGGAGGGGACGTCTTTGACTGCGTGCTGAATGGGGGGCCACTGCCCGAGAGCCGGGCCAAGGCCCTCTTCCGTCAGATGGTCGAGGCCATCCGCTACTGCCATGGCTGTGGCGTGGCCCACCGGGACCTCAAGTGCGAGAATGCCTTGCTGCAGGGCTTCAACCTGAAGCTGACTGACTTCGGCTTCGCCAAGGTGCTGCCCAAGTCGCGACGGGAGCTGAGCCAGACCTTCTGCGGCAGCACAGCCTATGCCGCGCCCGAAGTGCTGCAGGGCATTCCCCACGATAGCAAGAAGGGTGACGTCTGGAGCATGGGCGTGGTCCTGTACGTCATGCTCTGTGCCAGCCTACCTTTTGATGACACAGACATCCCCAAGATGCTGTGGCAGCAGCAGAAGGGGGTGTCCTTCCCCACTCATCTGGGCATCTCGGCCGAATGCCAGGACCTGCTTAAGCGGCTCCTGGAACCAGACATGATCCTCCGGCCTTCAATCGAAGAAGTTAGTTGGCATCCATGGCTAGCAAACACTTGA
- the FAM229A gene encoding LOW QUALITY PROTEIN: protein FAM229A (The sequence of the model RefSeq protein was modified relative to this genomic sequence to represent the inferred CDS: inserted 1 base in 1 codon), which yields MRPSPSTPRPGRAADTCPAPPGPERPPPARARAAASXLGPASASGRAPRGLDMSAQEPPQGRRFPIEAGDSPGLAAAPESQDSPEPGATEHNPVRPLRRCPGCHCLTLLHVPIDVYLAMGGSPRARAT from the exons ATGCGGCCCTCCCCCTCGACGCCCCGGCCCGGACGCGCCGCAGACACCTGCCCGGCTCCGCCTGGACCGGAGCGTCCTCCCCCGGCCAGGGCTCGGGCAGCTGCTT AGCTGGGACCGGCCTCGGCCTCCGGCAG AGCGCCCCGGGGCCTGGACATGAGCGCCCAGGAGCCCCCGCAAGGTCGGAGATTCCCCATTGAGGCCGGAGACTCCCCTGGCCTTGCCGCCGCCCCCGAGTCCCAGGACAGCCCGGAGCCCGGAGCTACGGAGCACAACCCGGTCAG GCCGCTTCGACGCTGCCCGGGCTGCCACTGCCTGACGCTGCTGCACGTGCCCATCGACGTCTACCTGGCCATGGGCGGGAGCCCCCGGGCCCGCGCCACCTGA
- the MARCKSL1 gene encoding MARCKS-related protein has protein sequence MGSQSSKAPRGDVNAEEAAGTSPAKANGQENGHVKSNGDLSPKGEGESPPVNGTYEAAGATGDAIEPAPPSQGAEAKGEAPPKETPKKKKKFSFKKPFKLSGLSFKRNRKEGGGDSSASSPTEEEQEQGEMGVCSDEGTAQQGKAVATPESQEPQAKGAEASPASKGGNTEEEAGPQAAEPSTPSGPESGPTPASEQNE, from the exons ATGGGCAGCCAGAGCTCCAAGGCTCCCCGGGGCGACGTGAATGCCGAGGAGGCAGCCGGCACTTCCCCCGCCAAGGCCAACGGACAG GAGAACGGCCACGTGAAAAGCAATGGAGACTTATCCCCCAAGGGTGAAGGGGAGTCGCCCCCTGTGAACGGAACATATGAGGCAGCCGGGGCCACCGGCGATGCCATCGAGCCAGCACCCCCCAGCCAGGGCGCTGAGGCCAAGGGGGAGGCTCCCCCCAAGGAGACccccaagaaaaagaagaaattctcttTCAAGAAGCCTTTCAAATTGAGCGGCCTGTCCTTCAAGAGAAATCGGAAGGAGGGTGGGGGTGATTCCTCTGCCTCCTCACCCACAGAGGAAGAGCAGGAGCAGGGGGAGATGGGTGTCTGCAGCGACGAAGGCACTGCCCAGCAGGGGAAGGCTGTTGCTACCCCTGAGAGCCAGGAGCCCCAGGCCAAGGGGGCAGAGGCTAGTCCAGCCTCCAAGGGAGGAAACACAGAAGAGGAGGCAGGGCCCCAGGCTGCAGAGCCCTCCACTCCCTCGGGGCCGGAGAGTGGCCCTACACCTGCAAGCGAGCAGAATGAGTAG